The following are encoded together in the Cynocephalus volans isolate mCynVol1 chromosome 4, mCynVol1.pri, whole genome shotgun sequence genome:
- the LOC134377100 gene encoding calcitonin gene-related peptide 2-like isoform X2, translating into MGFGKFSPFLALSILVLCQAGSLQAELFRSALESSSDLATLSEEEARLLLAALVQDYVQMKASEQELEQEQETEGSSITAQKRTCNTATCVTHRLAGLLSRSGGVVKSNFVPTNVGSKAFGRRRRDIQA; encoded by the exons ATGGGCTTCGGGAAGTTCTCCCCCTTCCTGGCTCTCAGCATCTTGGTCCTCTGCCAGGCGGGCAGCCTCCAGGCAGAACTATTCAG GTCTGCTTTGGAGAGTAGCTCAGACCTGGCCACACTCAGTGAGGAGGAAGCGCGCCTCCTGCTGGCTGCACTGGTGCAGGACTATGTGCAGATGAAGGCCAGTgagcaggagctggagcaggagcaggagacTGAGGGCTCCAG CATCACTGCCCAGAAGAGGACCTGCAACACTGCCACCTGTGTGACCCATCGGCTGGCAGGCTTGCTGAGCAGATCAGGGGGTGTGGTGAAGAGCAATTTTGTGCCCACCAACGTGGGCTCCAAAGCCTTTGGCCGGCGCCGCAGAGACATTCAGGCCTGA
- the LOC134377100 gene encoding calcitonin-like isoform X1, with product MGFGKFSPFLALSILVLCQAGSLQAELFRSALESSSDLATLSEEEARLLLAALVQDYVQMKASEQELEQEQETEGSSLDSPRSKRCSHLSTCVLGTYLQDLNNFHTFSGINFGPETPGKKRDLARGLQKDRYSHVGVPQDAN from the exons ATGGGCTTCGGGAAGTTCTCCCCCTTCCTGGCTCTCAGCATCTTGGTCCTCTGCCAGGCGGGCAGCCTCCAGGCAGAACTATTCAG GTCTGCTTTGGAGAGTAGCTCAGACCTGGCCACACTCAGTGAGGAGGAAGCGCGCCTCCTGCTGGCTGCACTGGTGCAGGACTATGTGCAGATGAAGGCCAGTgagcaggagctggagcaggagcaggagacTGAGGGCTCCAG CCTGGACAGCCCCAGATCTAAGCGGTGCAGTCATCTGAGTACCTGTGTGCTGGGCACATACTTGCAAGACCTGAACAACTTTCATACATTCTCTGGTATCAACTTCGGGCCTGAAACACCTGGCAAGAAAAGAGACCTAGCCAGAGGCTTGCAGAAGGACCGCTACTCCCATGTTGGGGTGCCCCAGGATGCCAACTGA